One Oscillatoria salina IIICB1 genomic region harbors:
- a CDS encoding DEAD/DEAH box helicase — MTITFQSLGISDSRCEQLEKLGFQSPTTIQAQAIPELLKGRDVVGQSQTGTGKTAAFSLPILERIDIKNKAVQALILTPTRELAQQVAAAIKEFSWERRLYVLTVCGGQSIDRQIRSLDKGVQIVVGTPGRVLDLLDRKKLDLSQVEWAVLDESDEMLSMGFIDDVKKILSQAPTQRQTACFSATMPREIRDLVKQFLDNPVTVTVDQPQAAPAKIEQKVYMVPRGWTKMKALQPILTIEDPEAALIFVRTRRSASEITSRLQAAGHSVDEYHGDLSQNQRERLVQRFRDGQVRWVVATDIAARGLDVEHLSHVINFDLPDNSETYIHRIGRTGRAGKTGTAISLIQPVDRRMLRQIERRVRQSLVVRKIPTRAEVEAQRIDKLQAQVKEVLMGERMASFLPIVRQLSDEYDPHAIAAAALQMVYDSSCPDWMNGDWEVPKVERPKIRKRKSNSRSEKSVTANRSR, encoded by the coding sequence ATGACAATTACATTCCAAAGTCTGGGCATTTCTGACTCTCGTTGCGAGCAACTTGAAAAACTGGGCTTCCAATCTCCGACAACAATCCAAGCTCAGGCAATTCCCGAATTACTTAAAGGTCGCGATGTGGTCGGACAATCCCAGACAGGTACTGGAAAAACGGCGGCTTTTTCGCTGCCAATTTTAGAACGGATTGACATAAAAAATAAGGCAGTACAAGCGTTGATTTTAACGCCAACACGAGAATTGGCACAGCAAGTAGCTGCCGCAATTAAAGAGTTTTCCTGGGAACGCAGACTTTATGTGTTAACAGTTTGTGGTGGTCAATCGATCGATCGCCAAATCCGCAGTTTGGACAAGGGAGTTCAAATTGTAGTTGGTACTCCTGGACGAGTTCTCGATTTACTCGATCGCAAAAAACTGGATTTAAGTCAGGTTGAGTGGGCAGTTTTAGATGAATCCGATGAAATGTTGAGCATGGGTTTCATCGATGATGTGAAGAAGATTTTGTCCCAAGCACCCACACAACGCCAAACAGCTTGTTTTTCAGCGACAATGCCGCGCGAAATTCGCGATTTGGTGAAGCAGTTTTTGGACAATCCGGTAACGGTGACGGTGGATCAACCTCAAGCTGCACCTGCGAAAATTGAGCAAAAAGTCTATATGGTTCCTCGCGGTTGGACGAAGATGAAAGCTTTACAACCGATTTTGACGATTGAAGATCCAGAAGCAGCTTTGATTTTCGTGCGGACTCGTCGTTCGGCATCGGAAATTACTAGTAGGTTACAAGCCGCAGGTCATAGTGTGGATGAATACCACGGGGATCTTTCTCAAAATCAACGGGAACGCTTAGTACAGCGTTTTCGTGATGGTCAAGTACGCTGGGTAGTGGCTACGGATATTGCGGCACGGGGTTTGGATGTGGAACACTTGAGCCACGTAATAAACTTTGACTTGCCGGATAATAGCGAAACTTATATTCATCGGATCGGTCGTACAGGTCGCGCAGGTAAGACAGGAACGGCAATTTCTTTGATTCAGCCTGTAGACCGTCGGATGTTGCGGCAAATCGAACGCCGAGTACGTCAAAGCCTGGTCGTCCGCAAAATTCCTACTCGTGCAGAAGTTGAAGCACAACGCATTGACAAACTGCAAGCTCAGGTGAAAGAAGTGTTAATGGGCGAACGGATGGCTTCTTTCTTGCCAATCGTGCGTCAGTTAAGCGATGAATACGATCCCCATGCGATCGCTGCCGCCGCTTTACAGATGGTTTACGATTCTAGCTGTCCTGATTGGATGAATGGTGATTGGGAAGTGCCAAAAGTAGAACGACCCAAAATTCGCAAACGCAAGTCAAATTCTCGCTCAGAAAAGTCGGTAACGGCTAACCGCTCGCGATAA